A single window of Balaenoptera acutorostrata chromosome X, mBalAcu1.1, whole genome shotgun sequence DNA harbors:
- the LOC103012696 gene encoding E3 ubiquitin-protein ligase RLIM: MENSDSDDEGDGVPAQRISQTDRLVREEDFVRLVNNLSEEDYKLMRDNNLLGIPGESTEEELLRRLQLIKENPPQDSDENTDGGDAPDDMSSGDSIIDGLNCFGQTENMTSGQRENQSGREEGQINPTSDQFRFTLERNFHLDNGSPNPENEYVASARLPRRENMEDSQRQVENPQSESIFTRPSMSEQDTTETLVDFSPTRSQRRARSRSPEYPRTRARIESWSPPRSLRESVQRLNRSIPSQTSEQPLVSENVRFSRTEHQEILRQQMTGFELQNSGLIETSRTRNAVHGEDSPDTTSSDESWGMREVYLTIPFNLEVGQVHSGAYSQRDSTASRTQLTSETPNNTVSSESERGLRHMYSHSEQADVRAYVITIRNPVCRILNTSLDDTTSVPIQSTLRQTMTEFSNSSNLMDSDSNLEHSVSPPSQSMEWPESPDDSDGPNGSSSSRFGSDSNPSSSSSDENSEISSLMFEGTEERNSSSDLPSETRQGGRQMTPVISDESDSLLFLNLEQIFHLDEDDLDQPTGLSKAQIDNLAVRSFDENDALKACSICMTEYNENSKLRILPCSHEYHIYCIDRWLSENSTCPICRGQVVDSNEPENPN, translated from the exons ATGGAAAACTCGGATTCCGACGATGAAGGAGATGGAGTTCCGGCCCAACGCATAAGTCAAACGGACCGACTGGTTCGGGAAGAAGATTTCGTCAGGCTTGTCAACAATCTGAGTGAAGAAGATTACAAACTTATGAGAGACAACAATCTTCTAGGCATTCCAGGTGAAAGTACAGAAGAAGAGTTGCTGAGAAGACTTcagctaattaaagaaaacccaCCACAAGACTCAGATGAAAATACAG ATGGAGGAGATGCTCCAGATGATATGTCTAGTGGCGACTCTATAATAGACGGGCTTAACTGTTTTGGACAAACTGAAAATATGACAAGTGGACAGAGAGAAAACCAATCTGGGAGAGAAGAGGGCCAAATTAATCCTACAAGTGACCAGTTCAGATTCACTTTAGAAAGAAATTTTCACCTTGATAATGGGAGTCCAAATCCAGAGAATGAATATGTAGCATCTGCAAGACTTCCCAGAAGAGAAAATATGGAAGACAGCCAAAGGCAAGTGGAAAATCCACAATCTGAATCAATATTTACAAGACCATCTATGTCTGAACAAGATACAACTGAAACATTAGTGGATTTCTCACCTACCAGAAGTCAGAGAAGAGCAAGAAGTAGGAGCCCAGAGTATCCGAGAACCAGAGCAAGAATTGAAAGTTGGTCGCCTCCACGTTCACTTAGGGAAAGTGTACAAAGACTTAATCGTAGTATACCATCTCAGACTTCTGAGCAGCCTCTGGTAAGTGAGAATGTGAGATTTTCTAGAACTGAGCACCAAGAAATATTGAGACAGCAAATGACTGGATTTGAGTTGCAAAACAGTGGTCTTATTGAAACTTCTAGAACAAGGAATGCCGTTCATGGAGAAGATTCTCCAGATACAACCAGCAGTGATGAATCTTGGGGAATGAGGGAAGTATATCTGACCATACCCTTCAATCTTGAAGTAGGACAAGTTCATTCTGGAGCATATTCTCAGAGAGACAGCACAGCTAGTAGAACTCAGTTAACATCTGAGACACCAAACAACACCGTCAGTTCTGAAAGTGAACGAGGACTGAGGCATATGTATTCACATTCTGAGCAGGCAGATGTGAGAGCTTATGTCATTACCATCAGAAATCCCGTTTGTAGAATTTTAAATACTAGCTTAGATGATACAACATCTGTTCCAATTCAGAGCACGTTAAGGCAGACAATGACAGAATTTAGTAACTCAAGTAACCTTATGGACAGTGACAGTAATTTAGAGCATAGTGTCTCACCTCCAAGTCAAAGCATGGAATGGCCAGAGTCACCAGATGACAGCGATGGTCCTAATGGTAGTAGCAGTAGTAGATTTGGTTCCGATTCAAATCCTAGCT CCAGCTCAAGCGATGAAAATTCAGAAATTAGCTCACTGATGTTTGAAGGCACTGAAGAAAGAAACTCATCATCAGACTTACCATCAGAGACCAGGCAAGGGGGTAGACAAATGACCCCAGTAATATCTGATGAAAGTGACTCTTTGCTCTTCCTTAATCTGGAACAGATTTTCCACTTAGATGAAGATGATCTAGACCAACCTACAGGACTCAGCAAAGCACAGATTGACAACTTGGCTGTAAGATCTTTTGATGAAAATGATGCATTAAAAGCTTGCAGCATTTGCATGACAGAGTACAACGAAAACAGCAAGCTTCGCATCCTACCTTGCTCCCATGAATATCACATTTACTGCATTGATCGCTGGCTCTCTGAGAACTCTACCTGTCCTATTTGTCGTGGGCAAGTAGTGGATTCCAATGAGCCTGAAAATCCTAATTGA